One segment of Halococcus saccharolyticus DSM 5350 DNA contains the following:
- a CDS encoding HAD family hydrolase, with protein MAPPQYDFWLLDLDGTLVDVEASYVRSVFDRVGERLDRRFTDREAETLWHGLGGLRDDQLRAWGIDVGRFWDALHAVEDPEARAAATFLYDDARAFLASVDAPIGVVTHCQPFLADPVLDRLDLRERFDAVVCCTSEIGWKPDPAPVQLAIDRLGVTPESRGVLVGDGPHDVGAAWNAGLDGIHVERHGHDRRGWCVRGDRRITDFGDL; from the coding sequence ATGGCCCCTCCACAGTACGACTTCTGGCTGCTCGACCTCGACGGTACGCTGGTCGACGTCGAGGCGAGCTACGTCCGCAGCGTGTTCGATCGCGTGGGCGAGCGCCTCGATCGGCGATTCACCGACCGCGAGGCCGAAACCCTCTGGCACGGGCTCGGCGGTCTGCGCGACGACCAGCTCCGGGCGTGGGGGATCGATGTCGGCCGGTTCTGGGACGCGCTCCACGCGGTCGAGGACCCCGAGGCTCGCGCGGCCGCGACCTTCCTCTACGACGACGCACGGGCGTTCCTCGCGTCGGTCGACGCCCCGATCGGGGTGGTGACTCACTGTCAGCCGTTCCTCGCCGACCCGGTGTTGGATCGGCTCGATCTCCGCGAACGGTTCGACGCGGTGGTCTGCTGTACGAGCGAGATCGGCTGGAAACCCGATCCCGCGCCCGTGCAGTTAGCAATCGACCGCCTCGGCGTCACACCGGAGAGTCGGGGAGTGCTCGTCGGTGACGGCCCTCACGACGTCGGTGCGGCGTGGAACGCGGGCCTCGACGGGATCCACGTCGAGCGTCACGGCCACGATCGCCGGGGATGGTGCGTCCGGGGTGACCGCCGTATCACTGACTTCGGCGACCTCTGA
- a CDS encoding 4a-hydroxytetrahydrobiopterin dehydratase has product MAEILSDDEISENAPAEWQQDGDEIVRVYEFEEYLDGVAFVTEVAEIADEEFHHPEIQVRFDEVEVRLTSHEAGGVTDQDIEMAGRFDDVR; this is encoded by the coding sequence ATGGCCGAAATCCTCTCCGACGACGAGATCAGTGAGAACGCTCCCGCGGAGTGGCAGCAGGACGGCGACGAGATCGTTCGGGTCTACGAGTTCGAGGAGTACCTCGACGGCGTGGCCTTCGTCACCGAAGTAGCCGAAATCGCCGACGAGGAGTTTCACCATCCCGAGATTCAGGTGCGCTTCGACGAGGTCGAGGTGCGTCTGACGAGCCACGAGGCCGGTGGAGTGACCGACCAGGACATCGAGATGGCCGGGCGGTTCGACGACGTGCGGTAA
- a CDS encoding molybdopterin molybdotransferase MoeA, producing the protein MNDVRESGFKRLTRLETARERLLDRIEPSERVESVGLLTADDRVLAEPVVADRDVPHYRRAAMDGFAVRATDTFDASRRSPAVLRRGAIDDPGTATRVHTGSELPDGADAVVMVEHVETVGDEIEVFDPVAAGKNVAPVGEDVRAGKSLYDPGHRLRPSDLGLLKSVGVDEVAVYERPTVGVIPTGEELVQRDPDPGEVVETNGLTTSRYVERWGGRATYREVVTDDRAALRAAIERDLTKDLVVTTGGSSVGERDLVPEIVDDLGEVLVHGIGCKPGHPAGFGVVADTPVLMLPGYPVSCIVAAVQLLRPALRQVGHRSARPHPTTDARLDRKIASEPGVQTYARVELRENDDDMPTAVPTRTSGAGALSSVALADGWVVVATGREGIPAGETVAVEHWEEAP; encoded by the coding sequence ATGAACGACGTCCGCGAGAGCGGGTTCAAACGACTCACTCGGCTCGAAACGGCGCGCGAGCGGCTTCTCGACCGGATCGAACCCTCGGAGCGGGTCGAATCGGTGGGACTCCTCACAGCCGACGACCGTGTGCTCGCCGAGCCGGTCGTCGCCGACCGGGACGTCCCGCACTACCGGCGTGCGGCGATGGACGGGTTCGCGGTCCGGGCCACCGACACGTTCGACGCGAGTCGGCGCTCGCCCGCCGTCCTCCGTCGGGGTGCGATCGACGATCCCGGCACCGCGACGCGGGTCCACACCGGCAGCGAACTCCCGGACGGGGCCGATGCGGTCGTGATGGTCGAACACGTCGAGACGGTCGGTGACGAGATCGAGGTGTTCGATCCGGTCGCCGCCGGCAAGAACGTCGCCCCGGTCGGCGAGGACGTTCGGGCGGGCAAATCCCTCTACGATCCGGGCCATCGGCTCCGTCCCTCGGATCTCGGCCTGTTGAAGTCGGTCGGTGTCGACGAAGTCGCTGTCTACGAGCGCCCGACCGTGGGTGTGATACCGACAGGCGAAGAGCTCGTCCAGCGTGATCCCGACCCCGGTGAGGTCGTCGAAACCAACGGCCTCACGACCTCACGGTACGTCGAACGCTGGGGCGGGCGGGCCACGTATCGGGAGGTCGTGACCGACGACCGGGCGGCGCTCCGGGCGGCGATCGAGCGCGACCTCACGAAGGACCTCGTGGTGACCACCGGCGGCTCGTCGGTCGGCGAGCGTGATCTCGTCCCCGAGATCGTCGACGACCTCGGCGAGGTGCTGGTTCACGGAATCGGCTGCAAACCCGGCCATCCCGCGGGATTCGGCGTCGTCGCGGACACACCAGTTTTGATGCTCCCGGGCTATCCGGTCTCGTGCATCGTCGCCGCAGTCCAACTGCTTCGACCCGCGCTTCGGCAAGTCGGCCACCGCTCGGCTCGACCCCACCCGACGACCGATGCGCGCCTCGATCGGAAGATCGCGAGCGAACCTGGTGTACAAACCTATGCACGAGTCGAGCTACGTGAGAACGACGACGATATGCCGACAGCCGTTCCGACGCGGACGAGCGGCGCGGGGGCGCTGTCGAGCGTCGCGCTCGCCGACGGCTGGGTAGTCGTCGCAACGGGGCGCGAGGGGATCCCAGCGGGTGAGACCGTTGCCGTCGAGCACTGGGAGGAAGCGCCATGA
- a CDS encoding Hsp20/alpha crystallin family protein, with amino-acid sequence MSALRDALGDLPDPVFADLLESAEAYLLVIDLPGVGSETLDVRLDGARLRIEARREKDLPMAFRYLEEDRPLFLDAELPLPPDVAETGAEGTLDRGTLTLRLPKRDATEATSIPIAVGGSERDEL; translated from the coding sequence ATGTCCGCGCTGCGCGATGCGTTGGGCGATCTCCCGGACCCGGTGTTCGCCGATCTGTTGGAATCGGCGGAGGCGTACCTCCTCGTCATCGATCTGCCGGGTGTCGGCAGCGAGACGCTCGACGTCCGACTCGATGGGGCTCGTCTCCGGATCGAGGCCCGGCGCGAGAAGGACCTCCCGATGGCGTTTCGGTATCTCGAAGAGGACCGACCGCTCTTCCTCGACGCGGAGCTTCCGCTGCCGCCGGACGTCGCCGAGACGGGTGCGGAGGGGACGCTCGATCGAGGTACCCTCACGCTCCGGCTCCCGAAGCGCGACGCCACCGAGGCGACGTCGATCCCGATAGCGGTCGGCGGGAGCGAGCGCGACGAGCTGTGA
- a CDS encoding molybdopterin biosynthesis protein: protein MSERKQFRDLAAPAEAHDAIASLDLDPETETVALDAAEGRVLAERVDATLDVPGFDRSALDGYALRARETFGATETDPAVFDLVGVVEAGERPTVDLDPGEAVEIATGAVMPSDADAMVAVERTDRVGSESEERDDAAGDVSGERVAVRTSVTPGENVMPAGADIAAGERALGPGTRLTAREIGLLAALGVDRVPVRAKPRVGIVSTGDELVRVGEDLDSDAGQIYDVNSNATAAAVAEAGGEPVVYPHAGDDYDALEDVLREAAAECDLVCSSGSTSASAVDVIYKVIEEQGDLLLHGVAIKPGKPMIVGRLDDSAYVGLPGYPVSALSIFRTFVAPAIRRAAGVPEPATATVRGRMAVEERAEEGRHRLVPVGLIEDGAGETLVYPVDKGSGATTSLVEADGIVEMAAEVAYLDAGEAVTVELFSPDVRPPTLLGVGEDDPLLSRLLDRIDRPRYLSVGSRAARRWLRDGVPDVVAVAGDPDELDASTTEIGSWTREWGLVVPADNPDDVDDLADLVDRDLAFVNRPTTSGLRTSLSNALAALADERDADRHDLVDAIDGFDFTLEAHESPARRVAAGGADAGLGLRATAEKLDCGFVSLDEETVRVLADSDRMEKSGVAALDSVLDDLDELCADLPGFRGRRSQ from the coding sequence ATGAGCGAGCGCAAGCAGTTCCGCGATCTCGCCGCACCGGCCGAGGCCCACGACGCGATCGCATCACTCGACCTCGATCCGGAAACCGAAACCGTGGCGCTCGACGCCGCCGAGGGTCGGGTGCTCGCCGAACGGGTCGACGCGACCCTCGACGTTCCCGGATTCGATCGGTCGGCGCTCGACGGCTACGCGCTCCGTGCGCGCGAGACGTTCGGAGCAACCGAGACCGATCCCGCAGTGTTCGATCTCGTCGGCGTCGTCGAAGCCGGTGAGCGGCCGACCGTGGATCTCGACCCTGGCGAGGCGGTCGAGATCGCTACCGGTGCGGTGATGCCGTCCGACGCCGACGCGATGGTGGCGGTCGAGCGGACCGATCGGGTCGGCAGTGAGAGCGAGGAGAGGGACGATGCGGCGGGTGACGTGAGTGGCGAGCGAGTCGCGGTCCGAACGTCGGTGACACCGGGCGAGAACGTGATGCCAGCGGGTGCGGACATCGCGGCGGGCGAGCGCGCGCTCGGGCCCGGTACCCGGCTGACGGCGCGCGAGATCGGTCTGCTCGCCGCGCTCGGCGTCGATCGGGTTCCGGTCCGTGCGAAACCCCGGGTCGGGATCGTCTCGACGGGTGACGAACTCGTCCGCGTCGGCGAGGATCTCGACAGCGACGCGGGCCAGATCTACGACGTGAACTCCAACGCGACCGCGGCCGCCGTTGCCGAGGCCGGTGGCGAGCCCGTGGTGTATCCCCACGCTGGCGACGACTACGACGCTCTCGAAGACGTGCTCCGCGAGGCCGCCGCCGAGTGCGATCTGGTCTGTTCGTCCGGCTCGACTTCCGCGAGTGCGGTCGACGTGATCTACAAGGTCATCGAGGAGCAGGGCGACCTTCTCCTCCACGGGGTCGCGATCAAGCCAGGCAAGCCGATGATCGTCGGTCGTTTGGATGACTCGGCGTACGTCGGGCTGCCCGGCTATCCGGTCTCGGCGCTCTCGATCTTCCGGACGTTCGTCGCCCCCGCGATTCGCCGGGCCGCTGGGGTTCCGGAGCCTGCGACCGCTACGGTCCGGGGACGGATGGCGGTCGAGGAGCGTGCCGAGGAGGGTCGTCACCGGCTCGTGCCGGTCGGGCTGATCGAGGACGGCGCGGGCGAGACGCTGGTCTACCCGGTCGACAAGGGCAGCGGCGCGACCACCAGCCTCGTCGAGGCCGACGGGATCGTGGAGATGGCCGCCGAGGTCGCCTACCTCGATGCGGGCGAGGCAGTGACGGTCGAGTTGTTCTCGCCCGACGTTCGTCCACCGACGCTTCTCGGTGTAGGCGAGGACGACCCGCTCCTCTCGCGGCTACTCGACCGGATCGACCGGCCGCGCTACCTGAGCGTCGGGAGCCGCGCGGCCCGCCGCTGGCTCCGCGACGGCGTTCCCGATGTCGTGGCGGTTGCGGGCGATCCCGATGAACTGGACGCCAGCACGACCGAAATCGGTAGCTGGACTCGTGAGTGGGGCCTCGTCGTTCCGGCCGACAACCCCGACGACGTGGACGATCTCGCCGATCTCGTGGATCGCGATCTCGCCTTCGTCAATCGACCCACGACTTCCGGCCTGCGGACGAGCCTCTCGAACGCGCTTGCCGCCCTCGCCGACGAGCGCGACGCCGACCGCCACGACCTCGTCGACGCGATCGACGGCTTCGATTTCACCCTCGAAGCCCACGAGAGTCCGGCGCGGCGGGTGGCTGCGGGTGGGGCCGACGCGGGACTCGGGCTCCGTGCGACCGCCGAGAAGCTCGACTGCGGGTTCGTTTCGCTCGACGAGGAGACCGTCCGGGTGCTCGCTGATTCCGACCGGATGGAGAAGTCTGGCGTCGCGGCGCTCGATAGCGTCCTCGACGACCTCGACGAGCTGTGTGCGGACTTGCCGGGGTTCAGAGGTCGCCGAAGTCAGTGA
- a CDS encoding DUF7124 domain-containing protein yields the protein MEGGSGDMTLAFELAALEALADPTEVVSDARRWTEYVGVISDQPTYVVTNFTRKHRIRQDFFSGPRGREESLDNVKRQFDTERHVFVGTDENDATLAESVEWEYLALEDAADAAGWTLAADAPDENDTDTDTATRDDWP from the coding sequence ATGGAAGGCGGCAGCGGCGACATGACGCTGGCGTTCGAACTCGCGGCGCTCGAAGCGCTTGCCGACCCCACCGAGGTGGTTTCGGACGCGCGCCGGTGGACCGAGTACGTCGGCGTGATCTCCGATCAGCCCACCTACGTGGTCACGAACTTCACCCGGAAACACCGCATCCGACAGGACTTCTTCTCGGGACCACGCGGGCGCGAGGAGAGTCTCGACAACGTCAAGCGCCAGTTCGACACCGAACGTCACGTCTTCGTCGGCACCGACGAGAACGACGCCACCCTCGCGGAAAGCGTCGAGTGGGAGTATCTCGCGCTCGAAGACGCGGCCGACGCCGCCGGGTGGACGCTCGCCGCCGACGCGCCCGACGAAAACGATACTGACACCGACACCGCGACGCGCGACGACTGGCCCTGA
- a CDS encoding ABC1 kinase family protein → MNLRAYGRFFVVFRQFLPLIVAYLRDRRRYFLFGGRREVTSTMRRERARVLLDSLLTLGPTFIKLGQLLSTRPDVLPPEYVAEFSKLQDEVPPAEWAEAEPVVKEELGPVEEAFSAFDTDAISGASLGQVYRAELDGEPVAVKVRRPNIESLIEADLQVIKWSLPVLMRFIGEARSFSLETLAEEFDKTIHEEIDYSREARMLQEIRENFAGDDTIRIPNVIESHSTPRVLTMEYVPGTKITAVDELDRMGIDRTKLSERLERVYLQMIVDDGVFHADPHPGNLAVEPDGTLVFYDFGMSGRVDEYIQSKIVEFYIGIANQDIDAILDALVEMGTLSPTADRETMGNVMELAIQDIRGEEVDQYRVQEVVGQVEDTIYEFPLRLPANLALVLRVATVVEGVCVTLDQDFDFVSVATDYLVEEGYREEGIKQFLESRGEEFTDLAEATVRTPPKLERALDGLNRGNLTVHADLDDTDGLFESLANRLVFGLLLTAGVLSVAILYAFATPFATGVAAAFSVGMALLLYRSFRSRRRLQATPEFTRQSLRQRRGQDTESMSEADAMTEPETEEEGPIGTPIDVERETDDQ, encoded by the coding sequence GTGAACCTCCGTGCGTACGGCCGGTTCTTCGTCGTCTTCCGCCAGTTCCTCCCGCTGATCGTCGCGTACCTTCGGGACCGCCGACGCTACTTCCTGTTCGGCGGGCGGCGGGAGGTCACGAGCACGATGCGACGCGAGCGCGCACGAGTCCTGCTCGATTCGCTATTGACGCTCGGGCCGACGTTCATCAAGCTCGGCCAGCTCCTCTCGACACGGCCCGACGTCTTACCTCCCGAATACGTCGCGGAGTTCTCGAAGCTTCAGGACGAGGTCCCACCTGCGGAGTGGGCCGAAGCCGAACCGGTCGTCAAGGAGGAGTTGGGACCGGTCGAGGAAGCGTTTTCGGCGTTCGACACCGACGCGATTTCCGGCGCGAGTCTCGGCCAGGTCTACCGGGCGGAGTTGGACGGCGAGCCGGTCGCGGTCAAGGTCCGACGACCGAACATCGAATCACTGATCGAGGCCGACCTCCAGGTCATCAAGTGGAGTCTCCCCGTCCTCATGCGGTTCATCGGCGAAGCACGCTCGTTCTCGCTCGAAACGCTGGCCGAGGAGTTCGACAAGACGATCCACGAGGAGATCGACTACAGCCGGGAGGCACGGATGCTTCAGGAGATCCGGGAGAACTTCGCAGGCGACGACACGATCCGCATCCCGAACGTGATCGAGAGTCACTCCACCCCCCGGGTCCTCACGATGGAGTACGTTCCCGGGACCAAGATCACCGCGGTCGACGAGCTCGATAGGATGGGGATCGACCGCACCAAGCTATCGGAGCGACTCGAACGGGTCTACCTCCAGATGATCGTCGACGACGGCGTGTTCCACGCCGATCCCCACCCTGGAAACCTCGCGGTCGAACCCGACGGCACGCTGGTATTCTACGACTTCGGGATGAGCGGCCGGGTCGACGAGTACATTCAGAGCAAGATCGTGGAGTTCTACATCGGGATCGCGAACCAGGATATCGACGCGATCCTCGACGCACTGGTCGAGATGGGCACTCTCAGCCCGACCGCCGATCGCGAGACGATGGGGAACGTGATGGAGCTCGCGATTCAGGACATCCGGGGCGAAGAGGTCGACCAGTACCGGGTCCAAGAGGTCGTCGGCCAGGTCGAGGACACCATCTACGAGTTCCCGCTCCGACTGCCCGCGAACCTCGCTTTAGTCCTCCGTGTGGCGACCGTGGTCGAGGGAGTCTGTGTCACGCTCGATCAGGACTTCGACTTCGTCTCGGTCGCGACCGACTACCTCGTCGAAGAGGGGTATCGCGAGGAGGGGATCAAGCAGTTCCTCGAGAGCCGTGGCGAGGAGTTCACCGACCTCGCCGAGGCCACGGTGCGAACCCCACCAAAGCTCGAACGCGCCCTCGACGGGCTCAACCGGGGCAATCTCACTGTTCACGCCGACCTCGACGACACCGACGGCCTGTTCGAATCGCTCGCGAATCGCCTCGTCTTCGGGCTCCTACTGACGGCGGGCGTACTTTCGGTGGCGATACTCTACGCGTTCGCGACGCCATTTGCGACTGGGGTCGCCGCTGCGTTTTCGGTAGGGATGGCACTCTTGTTGTACCGGTCGTTCCGCAGCCGCCGTCGACTCCAGGCCACGCCGGAGTTCACCCGCCAGAGCCTGCGTCAGCGTCGCGGACAGGACACGGAGTCGATGAGCGAGGCCGATGCCATGACCGAGCCCGAGACAGAAGAGGAAGGACCGATCGGCACGCCGATCGACGTCGAGCGAGAGACCGACGACCAATAG
- the carB gene encoding carbamoyl-phosphate synthase large subunit: protein MTDEDRTFLLIGSGPIQIGQAAEFDYSGAQACRALAEEGARVVLVNSNPATIMTDPEMADEVYIEPITTEAIAEIIEEERPDGVIAGLGGQTGLNVTAELAEEGVLEEFDVEIMGTPLDTIYATEDRDLFRQRMEDIGQPVPASTTITLDEGESVTNLDEAGLRERVDAAVDSVGGLPVISRTTYTLGGSGSGVVEDSEELYERVRKGLRLSRNSEVLITESIAGWVELEYEVMRDADDSCIIICNMENLDPMGIHTGESVVVTPSQVIPDDGHQEMRTAALDVIRDLGIQGGCNIQFAWRDDGTPGGEYRVVEVNPRVSRSSALASKATGYPIARVTAKVAMGKRLHEIDNEITGETTAAFEPAIDYVVTKVPRWPSEKFRDVEFELGTAMKSTGEAMAIGRTFEESLLKALRSTEYEPDVEWDAVDDATLETEYLERPTPDRPYAMFEAAERDYTADDLAALTGIKSWYTERYVRIADAAQAAATGEFQPAASAGFTNSEIAATAADGGAEIGGVGDVESSVTGRTYKQVDTCAGEFAAETPYYYSARKPEYADTGPYEGEGAAGELEVDRDVESVVVVGGGPIRIGQGVEFDYCSVHAVRALREMGIEAHVVNNNPETVSTDYDTSDGLFFEPITPEEVADAIEATGADGVMVQFGGQTSVDIGRGLESEIDRRGLDCEVLGTSVEAMDLAENRDRFNVLMDDLDVAQPVGGAAVSEHEALELAHEIGYPVLVRPSYVLGGRAMDVVYDDDGLREYVEEAVRVSPDQPILIDEFLAGAVELDVDAVADGENVLIGGIMEHVESAGVHSGDSACMIPPRSLDADVLARVRDVVEGIADALDTVGLLNVQLAVRDGEVYVLEANPRSSRTVPFVSKATDVPIAKLAAQVMAGASLDDLDATEQVPEQTSVKEVVLPFDRLPGSDPRLGPEMKSTGEVMGTAEEFGKAYWKAQAATGKPIPAEGVAAVDLSAAEFPDPASDAGRDLRDGFAAHFDCQEFDDLAAAIREGEVDLVISRDRAALEVCVEEDVTYFSTEASARAALSGLAARDADSAVAAVDRRPKHDAEWGRAD from the coding sequence ATGACAGACGAGGACAGAACGTTTTTGCTCATCGGCAGCGGTCCGATCCAGATCGGTCAGGCGGCGGAGTTCGACTACTCCGGCGCGCAGGCGTGTCGCGCGCTCGCGGAGGAGGGCGCGCGAGTCGTCCTCGTCAACTCCAACCCGGCGACTATCATGACCGATCCCGAGATGGCCGACGAGGTGTACATCGAACCGATCACCACGGAAGCCATCGCCGAGATCATCGAGGAGGAGCGCCCGGACGGCGTCATCGCGGGCCTCGGTGGTCAAACGGGACTGAACGTGACCGCCGAACTCGCCGAGGAAGGGGTGCTGGAGGAGTTCGACGTCGAGATCATGGGGACGCCGCTCGACACCATCTACGCCACCGAGGATCGTGATCTGTTCCGCCAGCGCATGGAGGACATCGGACAGCCGGTGCCCGCTTCGACGACGATCACTCTCGACGAAGGCGAGTCGGTGACGAACCTCGACGAGGCAGGCCTGCGCGAGCGCGTCGATGCGGCGGTCGATTCGGTCGGCGGACTTCCGGTCATCTCCCGGACGACCTACACGCTCGGCGGGAGCGGGTCGGGCGTCGTCGAGGACAGCGAGGAGCTGTACGAGCGCGTCCGGAAGGGGCTGCGGCTCTCGCGCAACAGCGAGGTGCTCATCACCGAGTCGATCGCCGGCTGGGTCGAGCTCGAGTACGAGGTGATGCGCGACGCCGACGACTCGTGTATCATCATCTGCAACATGGAGAACCTCGACCCGATGGGGATTCACACCGGCGAGTCCGTGGTGGTGACCCCAAGCCAGGTGATCCCCGACGACGGCCATCAGGAGATGCGGACCGCGGCGCTCGACGTGATCCGCGATCTCGGCATCCAGGGTGGCTGTAACATCCAGTTCGCGTGGCGTGACGACGGTACGCCCGGCGGCGAGTACCGCGTCGTCGAGGTCAACCCCAGAGTCTCGCGCTCGTCCGCACTCGCCTCGAAGGCGACCGGGTATCCCATCGCGCGCGTCACCGCGAAAGTCGCCATGGGGAAACGGCTCCACGAGATCGACAACGAGATCACCGGCGAGACCACCGCAGCGTTCGAGCCCGCGATCGACTACGTGGTGACCAAGGTTCCGAGATGGCCGAGCGAGAAGTTCCGGGACGTGGAGTTCGAGCTCGGGACCGCGATGAAGAGCACCGGTGAGGCGATGGCGATCGGGCGGACGTTCGAGGAATCCCTGCTGAAGGCGCTGCGCTCGACCGAGTACGAGCCCGACGTCGAGTGGGACGCGGTCGACGACGCGACGCTCGAAACGGAGTACCTCGAACGGCCGACGCCCGACCGCCCGTACGCGATGTTCGAGGCAGCCGAGCGGGACTACACTGCCGACGATCTGGCGGCCCTCACCGGAATCAAATCGTGGTACACCGAGCGGTACGTCCGGATCGCTGACGCCGCGCAAGCGGCCGCCACGGGCGAGTTCCAGCCCGCAGCGAGCGCCGGATTCACCAACAGCGAGATCGCCGCGACCGCCGCGGACGGCGGTGCCGAGATCGGCGGCGTCGGCGACGTCGAGTCGTCGGTAACGGGCCGGACGTACAAGCAGGTCGACACGTGTGCCGGCGAGTTCGCAGCCGAGACGCCGTACTACTACTCCGCACGGAAGCCCGAGTACGCCGACACCGGTCCCTACGAGGGTGAAGGGGCGGCGGGCGAGCTCGAAGTCGATCGCGACGTCGAGAGCGTGGTCGTGGTCGGCGGCGGCCCGATCCGGATCGGTCAGGGTGTCGAGTTCGACTACTGCTCGGTCCACGCGGTGCGCGCGCTCCGCGAGATGGGGATCGAGGCCCACGTCGTCAACAACAACCCCGAAACCGTCTCGACCGACTACGACACCTCCGATGGGTTGTTCTTCGAGCCGATCACGCCCGAGGAGGTTGCCGACGCGATCGAGGCTACCGGGGCCGACGGCGTGATGGTCCAGTTCGGCGGCCAGACCTCCGTCGACATCGGGCGCGGGCTGGAGAGCGAGATCGATCGGCGGGGCCTCGACTGCGAGGTGCTCGGCACGTCTGTCGAGGCGATGGATCTCGCGGAGAACCGCGACCGGTTCAACGTTCTGATGGACGATCTCGACGTCGCCCAGCCCGTCGGCGGGGCGGCCGTCAGCGAGCACGAGGCGCTCGAACTCGCTCACGAGATCGGCTATCCGGTTCTGGTCCGCCCGAGCTACGTCCTCGGCGGCCGCGCGATGGACGTGGTCTACGACGACGACGGCCTCCGGGAGTACGTCGAGGAGGCCGTCCGGGTGAGTCCGGATCAGCCCATCCTGATCGACGAGTTCCTCGCGGGTGCAGTGGAACTCGATGTCGACGCGGTCGCCGATGGGGAGAACGTCTTGATCGGCGGGATCATGGAGCACGTCGAGTCCGCCGGCGTTCACTCCGGTGACTCGGCGTGTATGATCCCGCCGCGCTCTCTCGACGCCGACGTGCTGGCGCGGGTGCGCGATGTCGTCGAGGGGATCGCGGACGCACTCGACACTGTGGGCCTGCTCAACGTCCAGCTCGCAGTCAGAGACGGCGAGGTCTATGTCCTGGAGGCGAACCCGCGCTCGTCCCGCACTGTGCCGTTCGTCTCGAAGGCCACCGACGTGCCGATCGCCAAACTCGCTGCCCAGGTGATGGCGGGTGCGTCGCTCGACGATCTCGATGCGACCGAACAGGTCCCCGAGCAGACGAGCGTGAAGGAGGTCGTATTGCCGTTCGATCGGCTGCCGGGGAGCGATCCGCGGCTCGGCCCGGAGATGAAGAGTACGGGCGAAGTGATGGGGACCGCCGAGGAGTTCGGGAAGGCGTACTGGAAGGCCCAGGCCGCGACGGGTAAACCGATCCCAGCCGAGGGCGTCGCGGCGGTCGACCTCTCGGCGGCGGAGTTCCCCGATCCCGCAAGCGACGCGGGACGCGATCTCCGTGACGGGTTCGCCGCACACTTCGACTGCCAGGAGTTCGACGACCTCGCGGCGGCGATCCGCGAAGGCGAGGTCGACCTCGTGATCTCGCGGGACCGCGCGGCACTCGAAGTGTGTGTCGAGGAGGACGTCACGTACTTCTCGACCGAGGCGAGCGCGCGGGCCGCACTCTCCGGCCTCGCGGCGCGCGACGCGGACTCGGCGGTTGCGGCGGTCGATCGGCGGCCGAAACACGACGCCGAGTGGGGTCGCGCCGACTGA
- a CDS encoding DUF5815 family protein, which translates to MAEPRVPGSRGSDLALPCGESVAIADLDMGMREFGCDCGERHALVMDVHPPSRFVPESLVEVLRETIESEDGDEFDTIHLMGVVLEEFPQKVVAEDVAENSDVGYALVWATDFDARRLHEIVVELIVELMEHAVSHADDDAASEFERQMHEFDVEAFVEQYRREREFERETDTPV; encoded by the coding sequence ATGGCAGAGCCACGCGTCCCTGGGAGTCGGGGGTCGGACCTCGCCCTCCCCTGCGGCGAGTCGGTCGCGATTGCGGACCTCGACATGGGGATGCGGGAGTTCGGCTGTGACTGCGGCGAGCGCCACGCCCTCGTGATGGACGTCCACCCGCCGAGTCGATTCGTCCCCGAGTCACTCGTGGAGGTGCTCCGCGAGACGATCGAATCAGAGGACGGTGACGAGTTCGATACGATCCATCTGATGGGTGTCGTGCTGGAGGAGTTCCCCCAGAAGGTCGTCGCCGAGGACGTCGCGGAGAACAGCGACGTGGGCTACGCGCTGGTCTGGGCCACCGACTTCGACGCCCGACGACTCCACGAGATCGTGGTCGAACTCATCGTGGAGCTGATGGAACACGCGGTGAGCCACGCCGACGACGACGCGGCGAGCGAGTTCGAACGCCAGATGCACGAGTTCGACGTGGAGGCGTTCGTCGAGCAGTACCGCCGCGAGCGCGAGTTCGAACGCGAGACCGACACGCCCGTCTGA